The following proteins are co-located in the Streptomyces sp. NBC_00435 genome:
- a CDS encoding ABC transporter ATP-binding protein → MAEPNNAVPNNAVPHVNTTAESTGVVVPAQAVDSPEPLLRVTGLVKHFPISKGLLRRQAGAVKAVDGIDFDVRRGETLGIVGESGCGKSTMGRLIMRLLEPTGGKIEFEGKDITHLSVSGMRPLRRDVQMIFQDPYGSLNPRHTVGTIVGAPFKLQGVHPEGGLKAEVQRLLSLVGLNPEHYNRYPHEFSGGQRQRIGIARALALKPKLVVADEPVSALDVSIQAQVVNLLDDLQEELGLTYVIIAHDLSVIRHVSDRIAVMYLGKIVELADNKSLYKAPMHPYTTALMSAVPVPDPRRRGVKSGRILLKGDVPSPISPPSGCRFHTRCWKATQICTTQEPPLVALKTGHQVACHHPENAPDQAPGDPSLPGADSAVATPTD, encoded by the coding sequence ATGGCTGAGCCCAACAACGCTGTGCCCAACAACGCTGTGCCCCATGTCAACACGACGGCGGAGTCCACCGGCGTCGTGGTCCCCGCGCAGGCGGTGGACTCCCCGGAGCCGCTGCTGAGGGTGACCGGACTGGTCAAGCACTTCCCCATCTCCAAGGGGCTGCTGCGCCGCCAGGCCGGGGCCGTCAAGGCCGTCGACGGCATCGACTTCGACGTTCGGCGCGGCGAGACCCTCGGCATCGTCGGCGAGTCCGGATGTGGCAAGTCCACGATGGGCCGGCTGATCATGCGGCTCCTCGAACCGACCGGCGGAAAGATCGAGTTCGAGGGCAAGGACATCACGCACCTGAGCGTGTCGGGCATGCGCCCGCTGCGCCGTGACGTGCAGATGATCTTCCAGGATCCGTACGGCTCGCTGAACCCGCGGCACACGGTGGGCACCATCGTCGGGGCCCCGTTCAAGCTCCAGGGCGTCCATCCCGAGGGCGGCCTCAAGGCGGAAGTGCAGCGCCTCCTCTCCCTGGTGGGTCTCAACCCGGAGCACTACAACCGCTACCCGCACGAGTTCTCCGGCGGCCAGCGCCAGCGCATCGGCATCGCGCGGGCCCTGGCGCTGAAGCCGAAGCTGGTCGTGGCCGACGAGCCGGTCTCGGCCCTCGACGTGTCGATCCAGGCCCAGGTGGTCAACCTGCTGGACGACCTCCAGGAGGAGCTCGGCCTCACGTACGTGATCATCGCGCACGACCTGTCGGTCATCCGGCACGTCTCGGACCGCATCGCGGTCATGTACCTCGGCAAGATCGTCGAGCTGGCGGACAACAAGTCGCTGTACAAGGCGCCGATGCACCCGTACACCACGGCCCTGATGTCGGCCGTGCCGGTTCCGGACCCGCGCCGGCGCGGGGTCAAGAGCGGCCGCATCCTGCTCAAGGGCGACGTGCCTTCGCCGATCTCCCCGCCGAGCGGCTGCCGGTTCCACACGCGGTGCTGGAAGGCGACCCAGATCTGCACGACGCAGGAGCCCCCGCTGGTCGCCCTGAAGACAGGCCACCAGGTGGCCTGCCACCACCCGGAGAACGCCCCCGACCAGGCCCCGGGCGACCCGTCCCTCCCGGGCGCCGATTCGGCCGTCGCGACCCCGACGGACTGA
- a CDS encoding trimeric intracellular cation channel family protein, translating into MLHDLFPPGVQHALDLAGIFVFATAGALLAVRKNFDVFGIVVLALVTALGGGLFRDLVIGATPAAAFGDLGFFVTPLIAAAFVFFLHPEVQRINRAINVFDAAGLGLFCVTGTTKAYEYGLGLTASAALGLATAVGGGVLRDVLVNEVPSLLRDREMYAVPAVIGASMVALFISFDVLNAVTTGLAIVTTFVLRLLAIRYHWRAPLAWNRRSSVAEEP; encoded by the coding sequence GTGCTCCACGATCTCTTCCCGCCCGGAGTCCAGCACGCCCTGGACCTCGCGGGCATCTTCGTCTTCGCCACGGCCGGCGCCCTGCTCGCCGTCCGCAAGAACTTCGACGTCTTCGGCATCGTCGTCCTCGCGCTCGTCACCGCCCTCGGCGGCGGCCTCTTCCGCGACCTGGTCATCGGCGCCACCCCCGCCGCGGCCTTCGGCGATCTCGGCTTCTTCGTCACGCCGCTGATCGCCGCGGCGTTCGTCTTCTTCCTGCACCCCGAGGTCCAGCGCATCAACCGCGCCATCAACGTCTTCGACGCGGCCGGCCTCGGGCTGTTCTGCGTGACGGGAACGACCAAGGCGTACGAGTACGGCCTCGGCCTCACGGCGTCCGCCGCGCTCGGGCTGGCGACGGCCGTCGGCGGCGGCGTCCTGCGCGACGTGCTCGTCAACGAGGTGCCGTCGCTGCTGCGCGACCGGGAGATGTACGCCGTACCGGCCGTCATCGGCGCCTCGATGGTGGCCCTCTTCATCAGCTTCGACGTCCTGAACGCCGTCACGACCGGGCTGGCGATCGTCACCACCTTCGTGCTGCGGCTGCTGGCGATCCGCTACCACTGGCGGGCCCCGCTCGCGTGGAACCGCCGCTCGTCGGTGGCGGAGGAGCCGTAG
- a CDS encoding thioesterase family protein: MSHAAATATIGDSEFDRDTAITARAGEAGVYDANLSAGWTIITAVNGGYLLALVGRALSAALPHPDPFTVSAHYLTSSVPGPAVIRTEVVRVGRTLSTGQASLLQYDENGAEIERIRVLASYGELAALPDAVHTTALPPVIPAYEDCLGPEAGPAPIPGSSAIVDRLRLRLDPATAGWAVGRPSGKGEMRSWFELADGRDADPLSLLLAVDALPPTSFDLGLLGWTPTVELTTHIRHRPAPGPLRVSITTRNLAGGFLEEDAEVWDSADRLVAQSRQLARAPRVAPEATS, from the coding sequence ATGTCACACGCAGCTGCCACGGCCACCATCGGCGACAGCGAGTTCGACCGCGACACCGCCATCACCGCCCGCGCGGGCGAGGCCGGGGTGTACGACGCGAACCTCTCCGCCGGGTGGACGATCATCACCGCCGTCAACGGCGGGTACCTCCTGGCCCTCGTGGGCCGCGCCCTGTCGGCGGCCCTGCCGCACCCGGACCCCTTCACGGTCTCCGCGCACTACCTGACCTCCTCCGTGCCCGGCCCCGCCGTGATCCGCACCGAGGTCGTACGCGTCGGCCGCACGCTCTCCACCGGCCAGGCCTCGCTCCTCCAGTACGACGAGAACGGCGCCGAGATCGAGCGGATCCGCGTCCTGGCCTCGTACGGGGAGCTCGCGGCGCTCCCGGACGCCGTCCACACGACGGCCCTCCCGCCCGTCATCCCCGCCTACGAGGACTGCCTCGGCCCCGAGGCCGGTCCGGCCCCGATCCCCGGCAGCTCGGCGATCGTCGACCGCCTCCGGCTGCGGTTGGACCCGGCGACGGCCGGCTGGGCGGTCGGACGGCCGTCGGGCAAGGGCGAGATGCGGTCCTGGTTCGAGCTCGCCGACGGGCGCGACGCGGACCCCCTCTCCCTCCTCCTGGCGGTGGACGCGCTCCCGCCGACCTCCTTCGACCTCGGGCTCCTCGGCTGGACCCCGACGGTGGAACTCACCACCCACATCCGCCACCGTCCGGCTCCCGGCCCGCTCCGGGTCTCGATCACCACCCGCAACCTGGCGGGGGGCTTCCTGGAGGAGGACGCGGAGGTCTGGGACTCGGCGGACCGGCTGGTGGCGCAGTCCCGCCAACTGGCCCGCGCCCCGCGGGTGGCCCCCGAGGCCACTTCCTGA
- a CDS encoding cysteine desulfurase family protein — MAYLDHAATTPMLPEAAAAMTAQFAVTGNASSLHAAGRRARRTVEEAREALADALGARPSEVVFTAGGTEADNLAVKGLYWARRDADPARTRVLASPVEHHAVLDAVHWLAEHEGAQVEYLPVDRYGRVHPEAFREAIERGPDDVALATVMWANNEIGTVMPVAELAAVAREFGIPLHSDAVQAFGQLDVRFGDSGLAAMTVSGHKVGGPYGIGALLLGRDQSPVPVLHGGGQERHVRSGTLDVPAIAAFAVAAVLAAERRERFATEIGALRDALVASVLREVPDAVLGGDPADRLPANAHFSFPGCEGDSLLLLLDAQGIECSTGSACTAGVAQPSHVLLATGTDPRLARGTLRFSLGHTSTKADVEAVAAAIGPAVARARTAGLS, encoded by the coding sequence ATGGCCTACCTCGACCACGCCGCCACCACTCCGATGCTCCCGGAGGCCGCTGCGGCGATGACCGCGCAGTTCGCCGTCACGGGCAACGCGTCCTCCCTGCATGCCGCCGGCCGCCGCGCCCGCCGCACCGTCGAGGAGGCCCGCGAGGCCCTCGCCGACGCACTCGGGGCCCGTCCGAGCGAGGTGGTCTTCACCGCGGGCGGCACGGAGGCCGACAACCTCGCCGTCAAGGGGCTCTACTGGGCCCGCCGCGACGCCGATCCCGCCCGGACCCGCGTCCTCGCCAGCCCCGTCGAGCACCACGCCGTCCTCGACGCCGTGCACTGGCTCGCCGAGCACGAGGGGGCCCAGGTCGAGTACCTCCCGGTCGACCGCTACGGCCGCGTGCACCCGGAGGCCTTCCGCGAGGCGATCGAGCGGGGTCCTGACGACGTCGCCCTCGCCACCGTCATGTGGGCCAACAACGAGATCGGCACCGTCATGCCGGTCGCCGAACTGGCCGCCGTCGCCCGCGAGTTCGGCATCCCGCTGCACTCCGACGCCGTCCAGGCCTTCGGCCAGCTCGATGTCCGCTTCGGTGACAGCGGCCTCGCCGCGATGACCGTCAGCGGTCACAAGGTCGGCGGACCGTACGGGATCGGCGCGCTGCTGCTCGGCCGCGACCAGAGCCCCGTACCCGTCCTGCACGGCGGCGGCCAGGAGCGGCACGTCCGCTCGGGCACCCTCGACGTCCCGGCCATCGCCGCCTTCGCGGTGGCAGCCGTACTCGCCGCCGAGCGGCGCGAACGGTTCGCCACCGAGATCGGCGCCCTGCGCGACGCGCTCGTCGCCTCCGTGCTCCGTGAGGTCCCCGACGCGGTCCTGGGCGGTGACCCGGCCGACCGGCTCCCCGCCAACGCCCACTTCAGCTTCCCCGGCTGCGAGGGGGACTCCCTGCTGCTCCTGCTCGACGCCCAGGGCATCGAGTGCTCCACCGGCTCCGCCTGCACGGCGGGCGTGGCGCAGCCCAGCCACGTCCTGCTGGCCACCGGCACCGACCCGCGCCTGGCCCGGGGCACCCTGCGGTTCTCCCTCGGCCACACCTCCACGAAGGCCGACGTGGAAGCGGTCGCCGCAGCCATCGGCCCGGCCGTCGCCCGGGCCCGTACGGCCGGACTGAGCTAG
- a CDS encoding N-acetylmuramoyl-L-alanine amidase, translating to MGTKGGKAGKAGKGSSSGTGGAGGKRGRGAGRPGRTRRAVLLGGLGVLGVAAVAGRDELGRAWWLLPGVSKPRQDGALDHAGATWTAASPANWRLADRPADYRVDRIVVHVTQGSFESSVDAFRNPFHKASAHYIVGQDGHVEQMVRELDVAFHSGSRSMNERSVGIEHVGFVDRPRDFTDAMYGASARLAADICRRYGIPADRKHVLGHSEVPGADHTDPGPHWDWARYIRMIGEALAERAAQGVSDGSGPGRRVSGDGA from the coding sequence ATGGGGACCAAGGGCGGCAAGGCCGGCAAGGCCGGTAAGGGCAGCTCGAGCGGTACGGGTGGTGCGGGCGGCAAGAGGGGTAGGGGGGCCGGGCGGCCGGGGCGGACCCGCAGGGCGGTGCTGTTAGGCGGGCTGGGTGTCCTCGGGGTGGCGGCGGTCGCCGGGCGCGACGAGCTCGGGCGGGCCTGGTGGCTGCTGCCGGGGGTGTCCAAGCCGCGACAGGACGGCGCGCTGGACCACGCGGGGGCGACCTGGACGGCCGCCTCACCGGCGAACTGGCGGCTGGCGGACCGGCCCGCCGACTACCGGGTGGACCGGATCGTCGTGCATGTCACACAGGGCAGCTTCGAATCGTCGGTGGACGCCTTCAGGAATCCGTTCCACAAGGCTTCGGCGCACTACATAGTCGGCCAGGACGGCCACGTGGAGCAGATGGTCCGCGAGCTCGACGTCGCCTTCCACTCGGGCAGCCGCTCCATGAACGAGCGCAGCGTCGGCATCGAGCACGTCGGGTTCGTGGACCGGCCGCGGGACTTCACGGACGCGATGTACGGGGCTTCGGCGCGGCTCGCCGCCGACATCTGCCGGCGGTACGGCATACCCGCCGACCGCAAGCACGTCCTCGGGCACTCCGAGGTGCCGGGCGCCGACCACACGGACCCCGGGCCCCACTGGGACTGGGCGCGGTACATCCGCATGATCGGCGAAGCGCTGGCCGAGCGGGCGGCCCAGGGGGTGTCCGACGGCTCAGGGCCGGGGCGGAGGGTCAGCGGCGACGGCGCTTGA
- the mnmA gene encoding tRNA 2-thiouridine(34) synthase MnmA has product MTENLPSGPRPLRVLAAMSGGVDSAVAAARAVEAGHDVTGVHLALSANPQSFRTGARGCCTIEDSRDARRAADVIGIPFYVWDLAERFREDVVEDFVAEYEAGRTPNPCLRCNEKIKFAALLDKALALGFDAVCTGHYATVVLNDDGSRELHRASDMAKDQSYVLGVLDEKQLAHALFPLGDTLTTKEEIRAEAEERGLAVAKKPDSHDICFIADGDTQGFLANRLGKAEGDIVDEATGEKVGTHEGAFGFTIGQRKGLRIGHPAPDGKPRYVLDISPVNNTVTVGPVEALDVTALTAIRPRWCGSTAAAPGTYTAQLRAHGGETEVFAELVGDELRVRFSEPVRGVAPGQAIVLYDGTRVVGSATIAATTRATAAAV; this is encoded by the coding sequence ATGACTGAGAACCTGCCGAGCGGTCCCCGCCCCCTTCGCGTCCTCGCCGCCATGTCCGGCGGCGTGGACTCCGCCGTCGCCGCCGCCCGCGCGGTCGAGGCCGGACACGACGTGACCGGTGTCCACCTCGCCCTCTCCGCGAATCCGCAGTCCTTCCGGACCGGTGCCCGCGGCTGCTGCACGATCGAGGACTCCCGCGATGCCCGCCGCGCCGCCGACGTCATCGGCATCCCCTTCTACGTCTGGGACCTCGCCGAGCGCTTCCGTGAGGACGTCGTCGAGGACTTCGTCGCCGAGTACGAGGCCGGGCGCACCCCGAACCCGTGCCTGCGCTGCAACGAGAAGATCAAGTTCGCGGCGCTGCTCGACAAGGCCCTCGCCCTCGGCTTCGACGCCGTGTGCACCGGCCACTACGCCACCGTCGTACTGAACGACGACGGCTCCCGCGAACTGCACCGCGCCTCGGACATGGCCAAGGACCAGTCCTACGTCCTCGGCGTGCTCGACGAGAAGCAGCTCGCCCACGCGCTCTTCCCGCTCGGTGACACCCTCACCACCAAGGAGGAGATCCGCGCGGAGGCCGAGGAGCGCGGCCTGGCCGTCGCGAAGAAGCCCGACAGCCACGACATCTGCTTCATCGCCGACGGAGACACCCAGGGCTTCCTCGCGAACCGCCTGGGCAAGGCCGAGGGCGACATCGTCGACGAGGCCACCGGCGAGAAGGTCGGCACCCACGAGGGCGCCTTCGGGTTCACCATCGGCCAGCGCAAGGGCCTGCGGATCGGCCACCCGGCCCCCGACGGCAAGCCGCGCTACGTCCTGGACATCTCCCCGGTGAACAACACCGTCACCGTCGGCCCCGTCGAGGCCCTCGACGTCACCGCCCTCACCGCGATCCGCCCCCGCTGGTGCGGCTCCACGGCCGCCGCCCCGGGGACGTACACCGCGCAGCTGCGCGCCCACGGCGGCGAGACCGAGGTCTTCGCCGAGCTGGTCGGGGACGAACTGCGCGTCCGCTTCAGCGAGCCGGTCCGCGGCGTGGCCCCCGGCCAGGCGATCGTCCTCTACGACGGCACCCGCGTGGTCGGCTCCGCCACCATCGCCGCGACGACCAGGGCCACAGCGGCGGCGGTCTGA
- a CDS encoding NADP-dependent oxidoreductase, whose product MRAVVVSQWGGPEVLTETEVDRPEPGAAEILVRVHAAGVNPVDWKTRATGGLISWGPVPAVGWDVSGTVEAVGPGVTLFQPGDEVFGMPRFPHQASAYAEYVTAPARHFVRKPANIDHTGAAALPLAALTAYQSLVDTAGLTSGQRVLIHAAAGGVGHLAVQIAKAYGAYVIGTASAGKHELLRSLGADELIDYHSADFAEAVGADVDIVLDSVGGDYGQRSLAVLKPGGHLVTLPSPDDVPAHAPGVHTGWTLVEPDYAGLKAVAALVADGRLRPVVDTVLPLAEAAKAHEIGERGRTTGKIVLTVAA is encoded by the coding sequence ATGCGTGCCGTCGTCGTCAGCCAGTGGGGCGGACCGGAAGTACTCACCGAGACCGAGGTGGACCGGCCGGAGCCGGGCGCCGCCGAGATCCTGGTGCGGGTGCACGCGGCGGGCGTGAACCCGGTCGACTGGAAGACCCGCGCCACCGGCGGCCTGATCTCCTGGGGCCCGGTCCCGGCCGTCGGCTGGGACGTGTCCGGCACGGTCGAGGCGGTCGGCCCGGGGGTGACGCTGTTCCAGCCGGGCGACGAGGTCTTCGGCATGCCGCGTTTCCCGCACCAGGCGAGCGCGTACGCCGAGTACGTGACGGCCCCGGCCCGGCACTTCGTCCGCAAGCCCGCGAACATCGACCACACCGGCGCGGCCGCGCTGCCGCTGGCCGCCCTGACCGCCTACCAGTCGCTGGTCGACACGGCGGGCCTCACCTCCGGGCAGCGGGTACTGATCCACGCGGCGGCGGGCGGCGTGGGCCACCTCGCGGTGCAGATCGCCAAGGCGTACGGGGCGTACGTGATCGGCACCGCCAGCGCCGGCAAGCACGAGCTGCTGCGCTCGCTGGGCGCCGACGAGCTGATCGACTACCACTCCGCCGACTTCGCCGAGGCGGTCGGCGCGGACGTGGACATCGTGCTGGACTCCGTCGGCGGGGACTACGGGCAGCGCTCGCTGGCCGTCCTCAAGCCCGGCGGGCACCTGGTGACCCTGCCGAGCCCGGACGACGTACCGGCCCACGCGCCCGGCGTGCACACCGGCTGGACCCTGGTCGAGCCGGACTACGCGGGCCTCAAGGCCGTGGCCGCACTGGTGGCGGACGGCCGGCTGCGGCCGGTCGTCGACACGGTGCTGCCGCTCGCCGAGGCCGCGAAGGCCCACGAGATCGGCGAGCGCGGGCGGACCACCGGCAAGATCGTGCTGACGGTGGCGGCCTGA
- a CDS encoding GlxA family transcriptional regulator: MSSVHRIAVLALEGVPPFELGIPSRVFGNAFGEDRQPLYEVTVCTADGAPVTSDAGFTVGVRAGAEALAAADTVIVPPTHAMDGLMRGAPLPPELKDALAAIRPGTRIVSICTGSTVLAAAGMLDGRRATTHWVHAPEFQRAFPLVELDEDVLFVDDGDILTSAGVAAGVDLCLYLIRGDHGTAVANLAARLCVVPPWRDGGQAQYIDRPVPEPTLTSTTATRAWALERLAEPIALAELAAHARMSLRTFTRRFRDEVGMTPVQWLTGQRLEVARHLLESSDLPVDLVAHRSGFGSANSLRQHMRTALGVSPIAYRRTFQPNSPVTEQH; this comes from the coding sequence ATGAGCTCCGTGCACCGCATCGCCGTACTCGCCCTCGAAGGGGTCCCCCCGTTCGAGCTCGGCATCCCCTCCCGGGTCTTCGGAAACGCCTTCGGCGAGGACCGGCAGCCGCTCTACGAGGTGACCGTCTGCACCGCCGACGGCGCGCCCGTGACCAGCGACGCCGGGTTCACCGTCGGGGTCCGCGCGGGGGCCGAGGCGCTGGCCGCCGCCGACACGGTGATCGTCCCGCCCACCCACGCCATGGACGGGCTGATGCGGGGCGCCCCGCTGCCGCCGGAGCTCAAGGACGCCCTGGCCGCGATCCGCCCCGGCACCCGGATCGTCTCCATCTGCACCGGCTCCACCGTCCTCGCCGCCGCCGGGATGCTCGACGGCCGGCGCGCGACCACGCACTGGGTGCACGCGCCCGAGTTCCAGCGGGCCTTCCCGCTCGTCGAGCTCGACGAGGACGTGCTCTTCGTCGACGACGGCGACATCCTCACCTCGGCGGGCGTCGCGGCCGGGGTCGACCTCTGCCTGTACCTGATCCGCGGCGACCACGGCACGGCCGTCGCGAACCTGGCCGCGCGCCTGTGCGTCGTACCGCCGTGGCGCGACGGCGGCCAGGCCCAGTACATCGACCGGCCCGTCCCGGAACCCACCCTCACCAGCACCACCGCCACCCGCGCCTGGGCCCTGGAACGGCTGGCCGAGCCCATCGCGCTCGCCGAGCTCGCCGCCCACGCGCGGATGAGCCTGCGCACCTTCACCCGGCGGTTCCGCGACGAGGTCGGCATGACCCCGGTGCAGTGGCTCACCGGCCAACGCCTCGAAGTGGCCCGCCACTTGCTGGAGTCCAGCGACCTGCCCGTCGACCTGGTCGCGCACCGCTCGGGCTTCGGATCCGCCAACTCGCTGCGCCAGCACATGCGGACGGCACTGGGAGTCTCCCCGATCGCCTACCGCCGCACGTTCCAGCCCAACTCGCCGGTGACCGAACAGCATTGA
- a CDS encoding DUF1330 domain-containing protein, giving the protein MTAYAIAHIRPETMNEDILRYIEEIQATMDPFGGRFLVHGRQVEVVEGAWPGTVVMIAFPDIERTRAWYGSPAYQALIPLRADHIAGDIILVDGVPADYDASKTAATLRAEAGL; this is encoded by the coding sequence ATGACCGCCTACGCCATCGCCCACATACGCCCCGAGACCATGAACGAGGACATCCTCCGCTACATCGAGGAGATCCAGGCCACCATGGACCCCTTCGGCGGGCGCTTCCTCGTCCACGGCCGCCAGGTGGAGGTCGTGGAGGGCGCCTGGCCCGGCACCGTCGTCATGATCGCCTTCCCCGACATCGAGCGGACCCGCGCCTGGTACGGGTCCCCCGCCTACCAGGCCCTCATCCCGCTGCGCGCCGACCACATCGCCGGGGACATCATCCTCGTCGACGGGGTCCCCGCCGACTACGACGCCTCGAAGACGGCGGCGACCCTGCGCGCCGAGGCCGGTCTCTGA
- a CDS encoding SDR family oxidoreductase yields MPTHLITGAGSGIGAAVAARLHARGDDLVLLARDAARAKQLTDRYPGSRALVGDLADPDRLSWAFSKQAVPERIDSLLHIAGIVDLGPVGELRPKTWHQQLNVNLVAPAEVTRLLLPTLRASRTTIVFVNSGAGLTAHADWSAYAASKHGLKALADSLREEEKENGIRVTSVYPGRTATPMQAKVRSQEGESYDAADWIDAESVATTIVMAVDLPRDAVVSDLTVRPGR; encoded by the coding sequence ATGCCTACTCACCTGATCACCGGCGCCGGCTCCGGCATCGGCGCTGCCGTCGCGGCCCGCCTCCACGCCCGCGGCGACGACCTCGTACTCCTCGCCCGCGACGCCGCCCGCGCCAAGCAGCTCACCGACCGTTACCCCGGATCCCGCGCGCTCGTCGGGGACCTCGCCGACCCCGACCGGCTGTCCTGGGCCTTCTCCAAGCAGGCCGTCCCCGAGCGGATCGACTCCCTCCTGCACATCGCCGGCATCGTCGACCTCGGCCCCGTCGGCGAGCTGCGCCCCAAGACCTGGCACCAGCAGCTCAACGTCAACCTCGTCGCCCCCGCCGAGGTGACCCGCCTGCTGCTGCCCACCCTGCGCGCCTCCCGCACGACCATCGTCTTCGTGAACTCCGGCGCCGGCCTCACCGCGCACGCCGACTGGAGCGCGTACGCCGCCTCCAAGCACGGGCTGAAGGCCCTCGCCGACTCGCTGCGGGAGGAGGAGAAGGAGAACGGCATCCGCGTCACCTCCGTCTACCCCGGCCGCACCGCCACCCCGATGCAGGCCAAGGTCCGCTCGCAGGAGGGCGAGTCCTACGACGCCGCCGACTGGATCGACGCCGAGTCCGTCGCGACCACCATCGTGATGGCCGTCGACCTGCCCCGCGACGCCGTGGTGTCCGACCTCACCGTCAGGCCCGGCCGATGA
- a CDS encoding methionine synthase, which produces MSASPTGGATGIGSLPGDDAREAARTVTGSFEEFPYLPELPARGPGADMIGRSLGLLVDMYAHVEPSGWRISDRPGRDSKRARSWLGEDLDALEEFTQGYEGRLKVQAVGPWTLAASLEMHGGESMLQDPGACRDLAGSLAEGVREHLADVRKRIPGAQVVLQYDEPSLTAVLLGRVRSASGYRTYRAVDRQVVEGTLRELFAVHDGEVIVHSCAPEVPFGLLRRAGVSGVSFDFSLLTEREDDAIGEAVEGGTKLFAGVVPGTDGPLSDPGGSVMGVRKLWRRLGLTPGTLAESVVITPSCGLAGASPAYARAVQAHCVRAARSLADNPE; this is translated from the coding sequence ATGAGTGCGAGCCCCACCGGCGGAGCCACCGGCATCGGCTCGCTCCCCGGCGACGACGCCCGCGAAGCGGCCAGGACCGTCACCGGCTCCTTCGAGGAGTTCCCGTACCTTCCCGAGCTGCCCGCCCGGGGACCCGGCGCGGACATGATCGGCCGTTCCCTCGGGCTGCTCGTGGACATGTACGCCCACGTCGAGCCCAGCGGCTGGCGGATCAGCGACCGCCCCGGCCGCGACAGCAAGCGGGCCCGCTCCTGGCTCGGTGAGGACCTCGACGCCCTGGAGGAGTTCACCCAGGGGTACGAGGGCCGGCTCAAGGTCCAGGCCGTCGGCCCGTGGACACTGGCCGCCTCCCTGGAGATGCACGGCGGCGAGTCCATGCTCCAGGACCCGGGCGCCTGCCGGGACCTGGCCGGATCCCTCGCCGAAGGTGTCCGCGAGCACCTGGCCGACGTACGCAAGCGCATCCCCGGCGCCCAGGTCGTGCTGCAGTACGACGAGCCCTCGCTCACGGCGGTCCTGCTCGGCCGGGTGCGCTCGGCCAGCGGCTACCGCACCTACCGCGCCGTCGACCGCCAGGTCGTCGAAGGGACGCTGCGCGAGCTGTTCGCCGTCCACGACGGCGAGGTGATCGTCCACTCCTGCGCACCCGAGGTCCCCTTCGGCCTGCTGCGGCGCGCCGGGGTCTCGGGCGTGTCGTTCGATTTCTCGCTGCTCACTGAGCGCGAGGACGACGCCATCGGAGAGGCCGTCGAAGGCGGTACGAAACTCTTCGCCGGAGTGGTGCCCGGCACCGACGGCCCGTTGTCGGACCCGGGCGGTAGCGTCATGGGTGTCAGGAAGCTCTGGCGCAGGCTGGGGCTGACCCCGGGGACTCTGGCGGAGTCCGTCGTGATCACCCCTTCGTGCGGTCTGGCGGGCGCTTCGCCCGCGTACGCACGAGCGGTCCAGGCGCACTGCGTCAGGGCGGCGAGGTCGCTCGCCGACAACCCTGAGTGA